The following coding sequences are from one Clostridioides difficile ATCC 9689 = DSM 1296 window:
- a CDS encoding bifunctional metallophosphatase/5'-nucleotidase — protein sequence MKIRRYLILVIIILITTSQSFISYGLERFEEITIFHTNDIHGRYAEGDDHIQIGNLATLKKETPNSILVDAGDCLHGLPIVNMDRGKSAIELIKCAGYDYITPGNHDFNYGKDRLFELSKSANLGENTLKFLSSNIFENGKKVFDSNDIKEIDGIKIGFFGLSTQETKSKTGFKNVEGLEFKNPIESATEQVNELKGKGANVIVAICHIGTNSLSKPNSIDIANEVQGIDLIIDGHSHTKFENGKQVGDTLIVSAGQYLENIGEIKLTLDTNDVENIKIENKSVRLIGKEEALKYKLDSAVSKKVDEIKEQQEKILDKVIGVTTNTLDGSYENVRTKETNLGNLISDILLDKTKADISLFNGGNIRDTIEKGNITRRDIVDVFPFSNTIVTKELTGAQIKDVLEHGVKLYPEKSSAFLQVGGISYYFNPKQKEGEKITNIQKEGKPLDLNKKYVVATNDYIASGGDEFPCFSKEPVLKEFGNLESAVIEYIEYKKEISKNVDGRIGIKSKDELISKNHESDLILSENEKNINDNEENLSNNIKSSDSDKNKSLDKTSARESSNLGISKREAKEKSPKTGDLGFSNSIIIFIVSSTLICLLNFNQKELKDKKSK from the coding sequence TTGAAGATTAGAAGGTATTTAATTTTGGTAATTATAATTCTAATTACAACAAGTCAGAGTTTTATTTCTTATGGGCTAGAGCGATTTGAAGAAATAACCATTTTTCACACTAATGATATACATGGAAGATATGCTGAAGGTGATGACCATATACAAATAGGAAATCTAGCCACATTGAAAAAAGAAACTCCAAACTCAATTTTAGTAGATGCAGGAGATTGTTTGCATGGACTTCCAATAGTAAATATGGATAGAGGGAAAAGTGCAATTGAATTAATTAAATGTGCTGGATATGACTATATTACTCCTGGAAATCATGACTTTAATTATGGAAAAGATAGACTGTTTGAGTTATCTAAAAGTGCTAATTTAGGAGAGAATACTTTAAAATTTTTATCATCAAATATTTTTGAAAATGGAAAAAAAGTTTTTGATAGTAATGATATAAAAGAAATAGATGGAATAAAAATAGGATTTTTTGGACTCTCAACCCAGGAAACAAAGAGCAAAACTGGATTTAAAAATGTGGAAGGATTAGAGTTTAAAAATCCTATAGAAAGTGCAACAGAACAAGTAAATGAATTAAAAGGAAAGGGTGCCAATGTAATAGTTGCAATATGTCATATTGGTACAAATAGTTTAAGTAAGCCAAATAGTATAGATATAGCAAATGAGGTTCAAGGAATTGATTTGATTATTGATGGACACAGCCACACTAAGTTTGAAAATGGTAAACAAGTGGGTGATACATTGATTGTAAGTGCAGGACAATATTTAGAAAATATTGGCGAGATAAAACTAACTTTGGATACTAATGATGTAGAAAATATAAAAATAGAAAATAAATCAGTTAGATTAATTGGAAAAGAAGAAGCATTAAAGTATAAGCTTGACTCCGCTGTAAGTAAAAAGGTTGATGAAATAAAAGAACAACAAGAAAAAATATTAGATAAAGTTATAGGGGTAACTACAAATACTCTAGATGGTTCATATGAAAATGTAAGGACAAAAGAAACTAATTTGGGTAATTTAATAAGTGACATTTTACTAGATAAAACTAAGGCTGATATTTCTTTATTTAATGGAGGGAATATTCGAGATACGATAGAAAAAGGCAATATAACAAGAAGAGATATTGTAGATGTATTTCCTTTTAGCAATACTATAGTTACCAAAGAACTTACAGGAGCACAGATTAAAGATGTATTGGAGCATGGAGTAAAACTTTATCCAGAAAAAAGTTCAGCCTTTTTGCAAGTGGGAGGAATTTCATATTACTTTAATCCTAAACAAAAAGAAGGCGAAAAAATAACAAATATTCAAAAAGAAGGAAAGCCATTAGATTTAAATAAAAAGTATGTAGTTGCAACGAATGATTATATAGCATCAGGTGGAGATGAATTTCCTTGTTTTTCAAAAGAGCCAGTACTAAAGGAATTTGGAAATTTAGAGAGTGCAGTCATTGAATATATAGAGTACAAAAAAGAAATATCAAAAAATGTAGATGGAAGAATTGGTATTAAATCTAAAGATGAGTTAATAAGCAAGAATCATGAGAGTGATTTGATATTAAGTGAAAATGAAAAAAATATCAATGATAATGAAGAGAATCTATCTAATAATATAAAAAGCTCTGATAGTGATAAAAATAAAAGCTTAGATAAAACAAGTGCTAGAGAAAGTTCTAATCTAGGAATATCTAAAAGAGAAGCTAAAGAAAAATCTCCTAAAACAGGAGATTTAGGTTTTTCAAATAGTATAATTATATTTATAGTTTCAAGTACATTGATATGTTTATTGAATTTTAATCAAAAAGAGTTAAAGGATAAAAAGTCAAAATAA
- a CDS encoding pyridoxal-phosphate-dependent aminotransferase family protein — translation MNKKINYAPGPTETRENVRLARAEKTTNPDIDIDFVEFYKKTCEKFGNIIGTKNDVYILSGEGILGLEAACASLTEKGDRVLVIDNGIYGEGFKDFVTMYGGEYVLFSSEYTKSIDIDELKAFLDEDSNFKYATVVHCDTPTGVLNDVSKICPLLKKYGILTVVDSVAGMVGERLSVDESKIDIILGGSQKAISAPAGLTIVGISQDAKNCIKNRKTDVIGFYCNLNIWEGYYEKKYFPYTMPISDIMGLDKALDNILEEGIENVLNRHEKIAYSVRKSIEEYGLELFLEEGYSNTVTAIKVPESIGALELTDYMLKNYNTLVATSLNQYMDTILRIGHMGENANLNKIEHVLNVLDKSLSALGFKGNGNLLNLFNKYYF, via the coding sequence ATGAATAAGAAGATTAATTATGCACCAGGACCAACTGAAACTAGGGAAAATGTAAGATTAGCAAGAGCAGAAAAAACAACAAATCCAGATATAGATATTGATTTTGTTGAATTTTATAAAAAGACATGCGAGAAGTTTGGTAATATAATTGGAACAAAAAACGATGTTTACATATTGAGTGGTGAAGGAATATTAGGTCTTGAAGCAGCATGTGCATCACTTACAGAAAAAGGAGATAGAGTACTTGTAATTGATAATGGTATATATGGAGAAGGTTTTAAAGATTTTGTAACAATGTATGGTGGGGAGTATGTGCTTTTTTCAAGTGAATATACTAAAAGTATAGATATTGATGAATTGAAAGCATTTTTAGATGAGGATAGTAATTTTAAATATGCAACAGTAGTGCATTGTGATACTCCAACTGGCGTATTAAATGATGTAAGCAAAATATGTCCATTACTTAAAAAATATGGAATATTAACTGTAGTTGATTCTGTAGCAGGTATGGTAGGAGAAAGATTAAGTGTAGATGAATCTAAAATAGATATAATATTAGGTGGTTCACAAAAAGCTATTTCTGCACCAGCAGGACTTACTATAGTCGGAATAAGTCAAGATGCAAAAAATTGTATAAAAAATAGAAAAACTGATGTAATAGGTTTTTATTGTAATTTAAATATATGGGAAGGCTATTATGAAAAAAAATACTTCCCTTATACAATGCCAATAAGTGACATAATGGGGCTTGATAAAGCACTTGATAATATATTAGAAGAAGGAATAGAAAATGTATTAAATAGACATGAAAAGATAGCTTATAGTGTTAGAAAATCTATTGAGGAATATGGTCTAGAACTATTTTTAGAAGAAGGATATTCTAATACAGTCACAGCTATAAAAGTTCCTGAAAGTATAGGAGCTTTAGAACTTACTGATTATATGCTTAAAAATTATAATACACTTGTTGCAACATCACTAAATCAATATATGGATACTATTTTAAGAATAGGTCATATGGGAGAGAATGCAAATCTAAATAAAATAGAACATGTACTAAATGTTTTGGATAAAAGTTTAAGTGCACTAGGATTCAAAGGAAATGGAAATTTGTTAAATTTATTTAATAAGTATTATTTTTAA
- a CDS encoding ABC transporter permease: MINTTKIAKSNLKQNKSKSILIIITIILSTLMLSSIGIYIVDAGAYQKENTIKYSGNYQGILANVDEKQADILSNHADVELTGEMNGVGVEKLEDDSNISLAYMNEDALKLNSFEFIKGKLPSKENEIVLDSGALKALGYKNKDLGEKIKISYDDYKNDKKIEKEFIISGILKTSEISEAGKYYYAIISESYMRNTRDMSQEDFNIYVKFNDKSNLSIEQAKEKLDKIANDIGLDTINTAVNENYINALKPDMETIMGGVFVGLVIVLSSILVIYNIFYISIVTKVQEFGKLRAIGATKKQIKNIVFKEGFILAGIAIPIGIILGYVLANIIIKSFMDIDVKSSRLPVILSVVVISFISVVLSLLKPMKVASKVSIVDAVRYTGNKISNKSKRKGYKNINLKRLSHANLERNKKRTYMTLASLILSGTIFITVSTALESFDAEKMAREHFPYDIEVRLSGYEMNSDKNPKDNLNILQMDNPLSKDFFNQIKNMEGIKRIESARSVKIGMEDYDVEFKYDLLQSINENDVKSLNKNIIDGKINLERLQTGDEIVITHVDTAKEMGVKAGDKIRLTLYDGDKKIKKEFKVQAIAMGVPSFGIGKDFIDRTLKYDSTSSLGIYTEEGKYQEIKDSIKKIAKNNGFLETDFIDSRIESNKATISFIKIMGYTLTGIIGVIGFMNLVNTMITSIVTRKKELGMLQAIGLTNKQLVKMLNSEAMYYTSGMMIGSILFGGILGYIAVIFLKKTGLSYATYSLPIVPILLMIVCILIAQFITTYLIGRSFNKESLIDRVRYSE, encoded by the coding sequence ATGATTAATACTACTAAAATAGCAAAAAGTAATTTAAAGCAAAATAAATCAAAAAGTATTCTAATAATAATTACTATAATACTTTCAACCTTAATGCTTTCTTCTATTGGAATTTATATTGTTGATGCAGGAGCATATCAAAAAGAAAACACTATAAAGTATTCAGGTAATTATCAAGGTATATTAGCAAATGTAGATGAAAAACAGGCTGATATATTGAGTAATCATGCAGATGTTGAATTAACTGGTGAAATGAATGGAGTAGGTGTTGAAAAACTGGAAGATGATTCAAATATTTCTCTAGCATACATGAATGAAGATGCTTTGAAATTAAATAGTTTTGAATTTATCAAAGGAAAATTGCCATCAAAAGAGAATGAAATTGTGTTAGATAGTGGAGCTTTAAAGGCACTTGGTTATAAAAATAAAGATTTAGGTGAAAAGATAAAAATATCTTATGATGACTATAAAAATGATAAAAAAATTGAAAAAGAGTTCATTATAAGTGGAATCTTAAAAACTAGCGAAATATCTGAAGCAGGTAAATATTATTATGCTATTATATCAGAATCATATATGAGAAATACTAGAGATATGTCACAAGAAGATTTTAATATTTATGTGAAATTTAATGATAAAAGTAATTTATCAATAGAGCAAGCAAAAGAAAAATTAGATAAAATTGCTAATGATATAGGACTGGATACTATTAATACTGCTGTAAATGAAAATTATATAAATGCTTTAAAACCAGATATGGAAACGATTATGGGTGGAGTTTTTGTAGGGTTAGTAATTGTATTATCTAGTATTTTAGTAATATACAATATATTTTATATTTCAATAGTTACAAAGGTTCAAGAATTTGGAAAACTTAGAGCAATTGGTGCAACTAAGAAACAAATAAAAAATATAGTGTTTAAAGAAGGGTTCATATTAGCCGGAATAGCAATACCAATAGGAATAATTTTAGGCTATGTACTTGCAAATATTATAATAAAATCATTTATGGATATAGATGTAAAATCATCACGATTACCAGTTATATTATCGGTTGTGGTAATAAGCTTTATATCTGTTGTTTTATCACTTTTAAAACCAATGAAAGTAGCATCAAAAGTATCCATTGTTGACGCAGTAAGATATACAGGAAATAAAATAAGTAATAAGAGTAAGAGAAAAGGATATAAAAATATAAATCTAAAGAGATTATCACATGCCAATTTAGAAAGAAATAAAAAACGTACTTACATGACATTGGCATCACTTATACTTAGTGGAACTATATTTATAACAGTATCAACTGCCTTAGAAAGTTTTGATGCTGAGAAAATGGCAAGAGAACACTTTCCTTATGATATAGAAGTTAGACTATCTGGTTATGAAATGAACAGTGATAAAAATCCTAAAGATAATTTGAATATTTTACAAATGGATAATCCTCTAAGTAAAGATTTTTTTAATCAAATAAAGAACATGGAAGGAATTAAAAGAATAGAATCTGCAAGAAGTGTAAAAATTGGTATGGAGGACTATGATGTTGAATTTAAGTATGACCTTTTACAAAGTATAAATGAAAATGATGTAAAATCATTAAACAAGAATATAATAGATGGAAAAATAAATCTTGAAAGACTTCAAACTGGAGATGAAATAGTAATTACTCATGTTGATACAGCAAAAGAAATGGGAGTAAAAGCAGGAGATAAAATAAGATTAACTTTATATGATGGAGATAAAAAGATAAAAAAAGAATTTAAAGTTCAAGCAATAGCTATGGGGGTTCCAAGTTTTGGTATAGGGAAAGATTTTATAGATAGAACTTTGAAATACGATTCAACTAGTAGCTTGGGAATATATACAGAAGAAGGAAAGTATCAAGAAATCAAAGATAGTATCAAGAAGATTGCTAAAAATAATGGATTTTTAGAGACTGACTTTATAGATAGTAGAATTGAGTCAAATAAGGCTACTATTTCATTTATAAAGATAATGGGATATACGCTAACAGGCATAATAGGTGTGATTGGATTTATGAATCTTGTCAACACAATGATAACTAGCATAGTTACTAGAAAAAAAGAACTTGGTATGCTTCAAGCTATTGGTCTTACTAATAAACAATTAGTGAAAATGCTTAATTCAGAGGCAATGTATTACACTTCTGGAATGATGATAGGAAGTATTCTATTTGGAGGTATATTAGGGTATATTGCTGTTATATTTCTAAAAAAGACTGGATTATCTTATGCAACATATTCTTTGCCAATAGTACCAATCTTGTTGATGATTGTGTGTATTCTTATAGCTCAATTTATAACAACTTATTTGATAGGACGAAGTTTTAATAAAGAATCTCTTATTGATAGAGTAAGATACAGTGAATAA
- a CDS encoding response regulator transcription factor, producing the protein MNNILLLEDDKSLNRGISFKLKKEGYNVFSAFGIEEAKNIFAKEEICLIISDIGLPDGSGFDFCEEIRKKSDVYIIMLTALDEEVDIVTGYDLGADDYITKPFSLMVLISKVNALMKRVNTVKNYTLLVCDDLFFYYIENKLIIRTDDKEEEIILSKTETKLLKYLMENSMQTLTKEQLLESLWDSSGNFVDDNTIAVNIRRLRQKVEKNPSEPKYIKTVRGVGYMWGERSIKKC; encoded by the coding sequence ATGAATAATATATTACTTTTGGAAGATGACAAATCTTTAAATAGAGGAATTAGTTTTAAATTAAAAAAAGAAGGATACAATGTTTTTAGTGCATTTGGTATAGAAGAAGCAAAAAATATTTTCGCAAAAGAAGAGATATGCTTAATTATTTCCGATATAGGTCTACCTGATGGTAGTGGTTTTGACTTTTGTGAGGAGATTAGAAAGAAAAGTGATGTTTACATAATAATGTTGACAGCTCTTGATGAAGAGGTGGATATTGTCACAGGATATGATTTAGGTGCAGATGATTATATCACAAAGCCTTTTAGCTTGATGGTATTAATATCAAAAGTGAATGCGCTTATGAAAAGAGTAAATACAGTAAAAAATTATACTCTATTAGTTTGTGATGATTTATTCTTTTATTATATAGAAAATAAATTAATTATAAGAACAGATGATAAGGAAGAAGAGATAATTTTAAGTAAGACAGAGACAAAACTATTAAAATATTTGATGGAAAATTCTATGCAGACATTGACTAAAGAGCAACTGTTAGAATCTTTATGGGATAGTAGTGGTAATTTTGTAGATGATAATACGATTGCAGTAAATATAAGAAGACTTAGACAAAAGGTTGAAAAAAATCCATCTGAACCTAAATATATAAAAACAGTAAGAGGGGTTGGATATATGTGGGGAGAAAGGAGTATAAAAAAATGCTAA
- a CDS encoding ribonuclease Z: MIDLTLLGCGGNVPMPNRFLSSVFINYKGRKILIDCGEGTQVSMKLKKCGFKDIDLICITHLHGDHIFGLLGLLSTIGNSGRTSDLTIVGPVGIVDCIRSMRNLVEYVPYTLKIIENPQGNFSLDNKVLRNLEISTISLEHSIECLGYSFNFRRNPKFDIDKATKNEVPKILWNKLQEGQNIVLDSKQYTPDMVLGELRKGVKISLTTDTRPIESIPDFIKDSDLFICEAMYGDDLDISKAVRNKHMTFREAANLAKLGNVKQLLLTHFSPSLDIPSMYLENATNVFENTILGEDRLSLRLNFDE; encoded by the coding sequence ATGATAGATTTAACTTTACTTGGATGTGGTGGAAATGTACCTATGCCAAACAGATTTCTATCCTCTGTATTTATAAACTATAAAGGTAGAAAAATACTAATTGACTGTGGTGAAGGTACTCAGGTATCTATGAAGCTAAAAAAATGTGGCTTTAAAGATATAGACTTGATTTGTATAACCCATTTACATGGTGACCATATATTTGGACTTTTAGGACTTTTATCAACAATTGGGAATAGTGGTCGTACAAGTGATTTAACTATAGTTGGTCCAGTTGGAATAGTCGATTGTATACGTTCTATGAGAAATTTAGTAGAATATGTACCATACACTTTAAAAATTATAGAAAACCCTCAAGGCAATTTTTCTTTAGATAATAAAGTTTTAAGAAATTTAGAAATTTCAACAATCAGTTTAGAACACTCTATAGAGTGTTTAGGATACAGTTTTAATTTTAGAAGAAACCCTAAATTTGATATAGATAAGGCAACTAAAAACGAAGTTCCTAAAATATTATGGAACAAACTCCAAGAAGGTCAAAATATAGTTTTAGATTCAAAACAATACACTCCAGATATGGTCTTAGGAGAATTAAGAAAGGGAGTTAAGATAAGTCTTACAACCGATACAAGACCTATAGAATCAATACCAGATTTCATAAAAGATAGTGATTTATTTATATGTGAAGCCATGTATGGTGATGATTTAGATATATCAAAAGCTGTTAGAAACAAACATATGACTTTTAGAGAAGCTGCTAATCTTGCAAAACTTGGAAATGTCAAACAACTTTTACTGACTCATTTTAGTCCTTCTTTAGACATACCTAGTATGTATTTAGAAAATGCTACTAATGTTTTTGAAAATACTATTCTTGGAGAAGATAGATTAAGCTTGCGTTTAAATTTTGATGAATAA
- a CDS encoding ABC transporter ATP-binding protein yields the protein MKILYTENLSKHYGKGESLVRALDNVDLEINEGEFVAIIGKSGSGKSTLLHMIGGLDIPTSGKVYIDNKNIFTLKEEELAVFRRRKIGFIFQSYNLIPSLNVWENVVLPIGLDGREVDESFIKELLKSLGLENKHDVLPNTLSGGQQQRVAIARALATRPAIILADEPTGNLDSKTSDEVMSILKSMSKKYSQTLVMITHDDSIAQMADRVIFIEDGRVSKVGDKND from the coding sequence ATGAAAATACTATATACTGAAAATTTATCAAAGCATTATGGAAAAGGAGAAAGCTTAGTAAGAGCTTTGGACAATGTTGACTTAGAAATAAATGAAGGTGAATTTGTTGCAATAATAGGAAAATCAGGTTCTGGAAAAAGTACACTTTTGCATATGATTGGAGGTCTTGATATACCTACATCTGGGAAGGTGTATATAGATAATAAAAATATATTTACATTAAAAGAAGAAGAACTTGCTGTATTTAGAAGAAGAAAAATAGGGTTTATATTTCAAAGCTATAATTTAATTCCATCTCTTAATGTATGGGAAAATGTAGTGTTGCCAATCGGTTTAGATGGTAGAGAAGTAGATGAATCTTTTATAAAAGAACTTTTAAAATCATTAGGACTTGAAAATAAACACGACGTTTTACCAAATACATTATCAGGTGGTCAACAACAAAGGGTGGCAATAGCAAGAGCATTAGCTACAAGACCAGCTATAATACTTGCTGATGAACCAACTGGAAACCTAGATTCTAAAACGTCTGATGAGGTTATGAGTATATTAAAATCTATGTCTAAGAAGTACAGTCAAACTCTAGTTATGATAACTCATGATGACAGTATAGCCCAAATGGCTGATAGAGTTATATTCATAGAAGATGGCAGGGTGTCAAAGGTTGGTGATAAAAATGATTAA
- a CDS encoding DUF4846 domain-containing protein, which yields MKVLKKITILLLITLTLVGCSNGEEKKVVEGSKKTQNSKKDEQPIIVHKDANILKDRYEPPKGFKRVDVEKGSFESFLRNTKLKNYGEKVKYYDGRTKESKGIYDSVFDVDIGNRDLHQCADAIMLMRAEYLYQNKLYDEISFDFVDGFKAKYSKWAQGYRISVKDSGSSWYKATEYSTSYESFRKFMDIVFAYSGTLSLEKELEPVKVEDMKIGDVFIVGGSPGHASIIMDMAENEKTGEKVFMIAQSYMPAQQTQLLINRKNPNLSPWYSLDFEGDLTIPQWTFKRDQLKRF from the coding sequence ATGAAAGTATTAAAGAAAATTACTATTTTGTTATTGATTACATTAACTTTAGTTGGTTGTAGTAACGGAGAAGAGAAAAAAGTGGTTGAAGGTTCTAAGAAAACTCAAAATTCTAAAAAAGATGAACAGCCTATAATAGTGCATAAAGATGCAAATATATTGAAAGATAGGTATGAGCCACCAAAAGGATTTAAAAGAGTTGATGTAGAAAAAGGTAGTTTTGAATCATTTCTTAGGAATACTAAGCTAAAAAATTATGGAGAGAAAGTAAAGTATTATGATGGAAGAACTAAGGAATCAAAAGGTATTTATGATAGTGTATTTGATGTTGATATTGGAAATAGAGATTTACATCAATGTGCAGATGCAATTATGCTTATGAGAGCAGAATACTTGTATCAGAATAAACTATATGATGAAATAAGTTTTGATTTTGTTGATGGTTTTAAGGCGAAGTATTCAAAATGGGCACAAGGATATAGAATTTCAGTAAAAGATAGTGGTTCAAGCTGGTATAAAGCAACTGAATATTCAACATCTTATGAGAGTTTCAGAAAGTTTATGGATATAGTGTTTGCATATTCAGGAACGTTATCTCTTGAAAAAGAATTGGAGCCTGTAAAAGTTGAGGATATGAAAATAGGAGATGTGTTTATAGTTGGTGGAAGTCCAGGACATGCAAGTATAATTATGGATATGGCAGAAAATGAAAAGACTGGTGAAAAGGTATTTATGATAGCCCAAAGCTATATGCCTGCACAACAAACGCAACTTCTTATTAATCGTAAAAATCCAAATTTGAGTCCTTGGTATAGTTTAGATTTTGAAGGTGATTTGACAATACCTCAATGGACTTTTAAAAGAGACCAGTTGAAAAGATTTTAA
- a CDS encoding sensor histidine kinase: MLKNMNLKDGLSVKDDYIMRRVIVYSVLSVLIVTLVFILFEYSRLHKLYEHQIKNTQNIAGILIEKYPNDEIDIVNSIYNSDYSKVSTGEKAFKKFGYGLENKMSNDKNFSLYLKSFFKESFFIFLMMFIVVIGIIYYFIRYINKRLSKIYFIVDKMSQENYLKDTTESEETGYLVEYNEYFKEGIFSKINNCLYELNRSLKIKFIKLEKEKESVKSLVTDISHQLKTPLASLKLYNTLLIEEELEEDEANEFLLTNKASINKLENLINSLVNISRLEISMINIKKEDNDIKNTILNAVKSVTPKAKSKSITLNLNEFNSRIIPHDKKWTEESIFNVLDNAVKYTQVNGEINISVEETANFFKIIIEDNGIGIEKNEFNNIFKRFYRGSADEIESVEGSGVGLYLSRKILEEQGGNIIVSSKVGIGSKFSLFLTTM, encoded by the coding sequence ATGCTAAAAAATATGAACCTCAAAGATGGTTTAAGTGTGAAAGATGATTATATAATGAGAAGAGTTATTGTATATTCTGTTTTATCTGTACTAATAGTAACCCTTGTATTTATACTTTTTGAATATAGCAGATTACATAAATTGTATGAACATCAAATAAAAAATACTCAAAATATTGCTGGAATATTGATTGAAAAATATCCTAATGATGAAATAGATATAGTAAATTCTATTTATAATTCTGATTATAGTAAGGTGTCTACTGGAGAAAAGGCATTTAAGAAATTTGGCTATGGATTGGAAAATAAAATGTCAAATGATAAAAATTTTAGCTTATACTTAAAATCTTTTTTTAAGGAATCATTTTTTATTTTTTTAATGATGTTTATAGTAGTTATAGGTATAATATATTATTTTATAAGATACATAAATAAAAGATTGAGTAAAATTTATTTTATAGTAGATAAGATGTCACAAGAAAACTACTTGAAGGACACTACTGAGTCAGAAGAAACTGGTTATCTAGTAGAATATAATGAATACTTTAAAGAAGGCATATTTAGTAAGATAAATAACTGTCTATATGAGCTTAATAGAAGTTTAAAGATAAAGTTTATTAAATTAGAAAAAGAAAAAGAAAGTGTAAAATCATTAGTAACAGATATTTCCCATCAATTAAAAACTCCTTTAGCATCCTTAAAATTATACAATACATTACTTATAGAAGAAGAATTAGAAGAAGATGAAGCCAACGAGTTCTTATTAACCAATAAGGCTTCTATAAATAAATTAGAAAATTTAATAAATTCTTTAGTGAACATATCAAGGTTAGAAATTAGCATGATAAACATAAAAAAAGAAGATAATGATATAAAAAATACTATTCTAAATGCAGTAAAAAGTGTTACCCCTAAGGCTAAGAGCAAAAGTATAACATTAAATTTAAATGAATTTAACAGTAGAATTATACCACATGATAAAAAGTGGACTGAGGAGAGTATTTTTAATGTATTAGACAATGCTGTAAAGTATACACAGGTAAATGGAGAAATAAATATATCTGTAGAAGAAACTGCTAATTTCTTTAAAATTATAATAGAGGATAATGGCATAGGGATTGAAAAAAATGAGTTTAATAATATATTTAAACGTTTTTATAGAGGTTCTGCTGATGAAATTGAATCTGTAGAAGGTAGTGGGGTAGGATTGTATTTAAGTAGAAAGATTTTAGAAGAACAAGGTGGAAATATTATAGTTTCTTCAAAAGTAGGAATAGGGAGCAAGTTTTCTTTGTTTCTTACAACTATGTAA